CTCGTCCGGTAAGCGCGCGCCGTTCCTTCTTGGTTCCTTCCTCTGCCGCGGAGCCGGAGCGGCGTCCTACGCGTGCCCGCCCGGCCGTGCGCGTGCGTTACTTGCTGGAGAGTCCTAACGGCGGGAGTTCCCGTGCGCGTCGCAGAGAagcggaagaagaagaagcgggAGATGGCGCGGCGCGGGAGCCAGCAGAAGCGGGTGCGCTTCGCGGACGACGTCGTCGACAACAAGGACAATGGCGCCGCCGCCAGCACCGCCACCGCGGCGCCGCGGGAGGAGGCCGCTGAGCCGTCGTGCGCCGCGGCGCTGAGGACGCCCATGCCGGCCAACCGGGAGGCGCTGTACCGCGGCATGCTCCGCGGCCGCACCATGCTCAGGGTCGCCTGCTCCTACTAGCTACCTAACCTAGGTAGCATCACCGCCCGGCGGCCGGCCCCGACGTAACCACTCCATTAATTAATCTAGACCTCCGACTCCGTTCTGTGTGTACGTGCTGTGTGTGCTGCCAACTAGTGGCGCCGCTAATTAATCCGGCCTAGGCTAGCTCCCTCGCCCATTGGTGGGAAAGTTTTGTAATTAGTGGCCGTCCCGCGAGGGAGCTTATGATCCGTGCTGTGTTGCTTGCTTGTACTGGTAGCTTTCTTCCATGTTTATTTTGTACATTAGTTACTCGACTCGGTCTTTTAGCTGTTTGGTTTCTGGTTCTTTTTGCTGATTGGTTTCTGGTTTGATAAATCCAGTCGGTGCTAGTTGGTTGTGAGAGAAACTGTTGACTGGTTAATAAGCTCTATCTAAAATCAacgagcgaacaggctgattctgAGTGATGATCAGTGAAACGATTCTTCACTGTTCAAAGCTTTCATCTTTCTTCCACATGTACAATCTcttcatctccctctctctctcttaaaAAAATATATGCTATTTTCTTGGTGAGCAGTTCCTTGGCCGATAGCTAGATCTTTTCGCCCGGACAGAGGAGCTGCCCTGCCGGAATTGGTTTCTCCGTCCGGCGCCTTGTCGCCGGGAACCGATCAGGCGTTGCTGTCGGGCACGGCTTTGCCTTTGTTTCTGTGGAGGCGATACCGCGGGTG
The nucleotide sequence above comes from Miscanthus floridulus cultivar M001 chromosome 18, ASM1932011v1, whole genome shotgun sequence. Encoded proteins:
- the LOC136520859 gene encoding uncharacterized protein, whose product is MAPSSSSSSSSSGGSHAGLAIAATAMALSGTLVLYSLCRAKQPRLVPSDSDDAVPAPRLRPCLSSSEKRKKKKREMARRGSQQKRVRFADDVVDNKDNGAAASTATAAPREEAAEPSCAAALRTPMPANREALYRGMLRGRTMLRVACSY